One genomic window of Aquisalimonas sp. 2447 includes the following:
- a CDS encoding ATP phosphoribosyltransferase regulatory subunit, whose translation MKEAEFSRTNRWLLPDAVDEVLPPRAAALETLRREILDTWDRWGYELVMPPVIEYLDSLLIGTGPDLDLQTFKLTDQLSGRLMGVRADMTPQAARIDAHQLRRVGPARLCYLGTVLNTRPEGPGRSRNPVQLGAELFGHAGVESDVEIIALMMETLGIAGLPSPHLDIGHVGIFRALAREAELDRDLEARLFDCLQRKARTEIAGLLDEVADGPVRDRLAALVDLNGSVEVLDHAGEQLAGAGEEVQQALRHLWALSSAIERHIPEATLHFDLAELRGYRFHTGVVFAAFVPGYGQEVARGGRYDSIGEVFGRSRPATGFSADLKTLCALGERAAAPAPRGILAPWGDAADLVNAIRQLREHGERVVVQLPGQPALPDELGCDRQLVEQDGAWKVVDL comes from the coding sequence ATGAAAGAAGCCGAGTTTTCCCGGACCAATCGCTGGCTGCTTCCGGATGCGGTGGATGAAGTGCTGCCGCCGCGGGCGGCGGCGCTGGAAACGCTGCGCCGGGAGATCCTGGATACCTGGGATCGCTGGGGCTACGAGCTGGTGATGCCGCCGGTCATCGAGTACCTGGACTCGCTGCTGATTGGTACCGGCCCGGATCTGGATCTGCAGACGTTCAAGCTCACCGATCAGCTCTCGGGCCGGCTCATGGGTGTGCGCGCGGACATGACGCCGCAGGCGGCGCGCATTGATGCCCACCAGTTGCGGCGTGTCGGTCCGGCACGGCTGTGCTATCTGGGGACAGTGCTCAACACGCGCCCTGAAGGGCCGGGGCGCAGCCGTAATCCCGTCCAGCTGGGGGCCGAGTTGTTCGGGCATGCCGGTGTCGAGAGCGATGTGGAAATCATCGCCTTGATGATGGAGACCCTGGGCATCGCCGGGTTGCCGTCGCCGCACCTGGATATCGGGCACGTCGGGATTTTCCGGGCCCTGGCCCGGGAAGCCGAACTCGACCGCGATCTCGAGGCGCGGCTGTTCGACTGTCTTCAGCGCAAGGCCCGCACCGAGATTGCGGGGTTGCTGGACGAGGTGGCGGACGGCCCGGTCCGGGATCGTCTGGCGGCGCTAGTGGATCTCAATGGCAGCGTCGAAGTGCTCGACCACGCCGGTGAGCAGCTGGCCGGGGCAGGCGAAGAGGTCCAGCAGGCCCTACGCCATCTCTGGGCTCTGTCCTCGGCCATCGAGCGGCACATCCCGGAAGCGACCCTGCATTTCGATCTGGCCGAGCTGCGCGGCTACCGTTTCCACACCGGCGTGGTGTTCGCCGCCTTCGTGCCCGGGTATGGTCAGGAGGTCGCACGCGGCGGTCGTTACGACAGCATCGGTGAAGTCTTCGGGCGCTCGCGGCCGGCCACCGGCTTCAGTGCCGATCTCAAGACCCTGTGCGCTCTGGGCGAGCGTGCTGCGGCGCCTGCGCCTCGAGGGATCCTCGCGCCCTGGGGCGATGCCGCCGACCTGGTGAATGCCATTCGCCAGCTGCGCGAGCATGGCGAGCGTGTCGTCGTGCAGCTGCCCGGGCAGCCCGCGCTACCGGACGAACTCGGCTGCGATCGCCAGCTGGTGGAGCAGGACGGGGCCTGGAAAGTGGTGGATCTCTGA
- a CDS encoding adenylosuccinate synthase: MANNVVVIGTQWGDEGKGKVVDLLTERAAAVVRFQGGHNAGHTLVIDGEKTVLHLIPSGILRERVHCLIGNGVVLDPEALLKEIRELEARDVPARDRLRISPACPVILPSHAALDKAREKARGKEAIGTTGRGIGPAYEDKVARRGIRVADLMRPDVLAPKLRDLVAFHNFVLEQYFGEPVQSFDAVYEHCLKHAEELRPMVEDVISILHAHNKAGNRIMFEGAQGALLDIDHGTYPFVTSSNTTAGGAACGSGMGPRDIDYVLGITKAYTTRVGAGPFPTELDCDIGRYLAEQGNEFGSTTGRARRCGWFDAAALRRSVQVNSVSGLCITKLDVLDGLETVRICVGYQCGGQWHAVPPLGAEAMADCQPEYIELPGWSGSTAGLTSMEELPTNARAYLDKLEELVGVPVHMISTGPDRNETIMIKHPFEDGV, from the coding sequence ATGGCAAACAACGTGGTCGTAATCGGCACCCAATGGGGTGACGAAGGCAAGGGCAAGGTGGTGGATCTGCTTACCGAGCGCGCCGCCGCAGTGGTGCGCTTTCAGGGCGGACACAACGCCGGGCACACCCTGGTGATCGACGGCGAGAAGACCGTCCTGCATCTGATTCCTTCCGGCATCCTGCGCGAGCGCGTGCACTGCCTGATCGGTAACGGTGTGGTGCTGGACCCGGAAGCGTTGCTCAAGGAAATTCGCGAGCTGGAGGCCCGCGACGTACCGGCGCGGGACCGGCTGCGCATCAGCCCTGCCTGCCCCGTGATCCTGCCCTCCCACGCGGCCCTGGACAAGGCGCGGGAGAAGGCCCGCGGCAAGGAGGCCATCGGCACCACCGGGCGGGGTATCGGCCCCGCCTACGAGGACAAGGTCGCCCGGCGCGGCATCCGCGTGGCCGACCTCATGCGCCCGGACGTGCTGGCGCCCAAGCTGCGGGACCTGGTGGCCTTCCATAACTTCGTCCTGGAGCAGTACTTCGGCGAGCCGGTGCAGTCCTTCGATGCGGTCTACGAGCATTGCCTGAAGCATGCCGAAGAACTGCGCCCCATGGTCGAGGACGTGATCAGCATCCTGCATGCCCACAACAAGGCAGGAAACCGGATCATGTTCGAGGGGGCGCAGGGTGCGCTGCTGGACATCGACCACGGCACCTATCCCTTCGTGACCTCATCCAACACCACCGCCGGTGGTGCCGCCTGCGGGAGTGGCATGGGGCCGCGGGACATCGACTATGTCCTGGGCATTACCAAGGCGTACACCACCCGCGTCGGTGCCGGGCCGTTCCCGACGGAGCTGGATTGCGACATCGGCCGCTACCTGGCCGAGCAGGGCAATGAATTCGGCTCCACCACCGGGCGTGCCCGGCGGTGCGGCTGGTTCGACGCCGCGGCGCTGCGTCGCTCGGTGCAGGTGAACAGCGTCTCCGGGCTGTGCATCACCAAGCTCGACGTGCTCGACGGCCTGGAGACAGTGCGGATCTGTGTGGGCTACCAGTGCGGTGGCCAGTGGCACGCGGTGCCGCCGCTGGGTGCCGAGGCCATGGCCGACTGCCAGCCTGAATACATTGAACTGCCGGGCTGGTCAGGCTCCACCGCCGGGCTCACGTCCATGGAAGAGCTCCCGACCAATGCCAGGGCCTACCTGGACAAGCTCGAGGAACTGGTGGGCGTGCCCGTGCACATGATCTCCACCGGCCCGGATCGCAACGAGACCATCATG